A stretch of Brassica napus cultivar Da-Ae chromosome C6, Da-Ae, whole genome shotgun sequence DNA encodes these proteins:
- the LOC106452605 gene encoding shaggy-related protein kinase beta: MNVMRRLTSIASGRGFVSSDNVGETETPRSKPNQICEEIEETTREDSVSKTEDSDSLPKEMGIGDDDKDKDGGIIKGNGTESGRIITTTKKGLNDQRDKTISYRAEHVIGTGSFGVVFQAKCLETEEKVAIKKVLQDKRYKNRELQIMRMLDHPNVVDLKHSFFSTTEKDELYLNLVLEYVPETIYRSSRSYTKMNQHMPLIYIQLYTYQICRAMNYLHRVVGVCHRDIKPQNLLVNNVTHEVKVCDFGSAKMLIPGEPNISYICSRYYRAPELIFGVTEYTTAIDMWSVGCVMAELFLGHPLFPGETSVDQLVEIIKILGTPAREEIRNMNPRYNDFKFPQIKAQPWHKIFRRQVSPEAMDLASRLLQYSPNLRCSALEACAHPFFDDLRDPRASLPNGRALPPLFDFTAQELAGASVELRHRLIPEHARK; this comes from the exons ATGAATGTGATGCGTAGATTGACGAGTATCGCTTCTGGACGCGGTTTCGTCTCTTCTGATAAC GTAGGAGAGACCGAGACGCCGAGATCGAAGCCTAACCAAATTTGTGAAGAGATAGAAGAGACTACACGAGAAGACTCTGTTTCTAAAACAGAGGATTCTGATTCATTACCAAAAGAGATGGGAATCGGTGATGACGACAAGGATAAGGACGGTGGGATTATCAAGGGTAATGGGACAGAGTCTGGTCGGATCATTACCACCACAAAGAAGGGTCTGAACGATCAAAGAGACAAG ACAATCTCGTACAGAGCTGAACATGTGATTGGCACTGGCTCATTCGGTGTTGTCTTTCAG GCTAAGTGCTTAGAGACAGAAGAAAAAGTAGCTATCAAGAAAGTGTTGCAAGACAAGAGATACAAGAACAGAGAGCTTCAGATCATGCGGATGCTTGATCATCCTAATGTTGTTGACCTCAAGCATTCTTTCTTCTCCACCACTGAGAAAGATGAGCTTTATCTTAACCTTGTTCTTGAGTATGTACCTGAGACTATATACCGTTCTTCAAGATCTTACACCAAGATGAATCAACACATGCCCTTGATCTATATTCAGCTCTATACATATCAG ATTTGCCGCGCAATGAACTATCTACATAGAGTTGTTGGAGTGTGTCACCGTGACATTAAACCTCAGAATCTATTG GTCAATAATGTTACACATGAGGTGAAGGTATGCGATTTTGGGAGCGCCAAGATGCTG ATTCCGGGAGAACCCAATATATCTTACATATGCTCAAGGTATTACAGAGCTCCTGAACTCATATTTGGGGTAACTGAGTACACAACCGCCATCGATATGTGGTCTGTTGGCTGTGTCATGGCTGAACTTTTTCTTGGACAT CCTCTGTTCCCTGGAGAGACTAGTGTTGATCAATTGGTTGAGATCATTAAG ATTTTGGGAACACCAGCAAGAGAAGAGATCAGAAACATGAATCCTCGTTACAATGATTTTAAGTTCCCTCAGATCAAAGCTCAGCCATGGCACAAg ATTTTCCGGAGACAGGTATCTCCAGAAGCAATGGATCTTGCCTCTAGACTCCTCCAGTACTCACCAAACCTGAGATGTTCAGCG CTTGAAGCATGTGCACACCCCTTCTTCGATGATCTGAGAGACCCGAGAGCATCCTTGCCTAATGGAAGAGCACTTCCTCCACTGTTTGATTTCACAGCTCAAG AACTGGCTGGTGCATCTGTTGAATTGCGTCATCGCTTAATCCCTGAACATGCAAGGAAATAA